Proteins encoded together in one Nostoc sp. PCC 7524 window:
- the fmt gene encoding methionyl-tRNA formyltransferase — MKVVFFGTPEFAVPTLEKLLCHREFEVLAVVTQPDKRRERGNKLTPSPVKIVANHYNIPVWQPQRVKKNTETLTHLQQLDADVFVVVAYGQILSQKILDMPKLGCVNVHGSILPKYRGAAPIQWCLYHGEQETGITTMLMDVGMDTGAMLLKATTPIGLLDNAQDVAKRLSEIGGDLLIETLIKLQRQEIQPIPQDDDAATYASLIQKQDYGLDWSKSAIQLHNQIRGFYPNCTAIFRDQTLKIIAALPLGATYRDELPPELQKIYQKLPDLSNISGSPGEVVSIAKGIGAVIQTGEGLLLLREIQLAGKRPQSGWDFVNGTRLTVGEVLGNGS, encoded by the coding sequence ATGAAAGTTGTATTTTTTGGCACACCTGAATTTGCTGTTCCCACCCTAGAAAAATTGCTGTGTCACAGAGAATTTGAAGTTTTGGCAGTTGTCACCCAACCAGATAAACGTCGAGAGCGTGGTAACAAACTTACACCATCACCCGTAAAAATTGTCGCCAATCATTACAATATCCCAGTATGGCAACCGCAGCGAGTGAAAAAAAATACGGAAACTTTGACACATCTCCAGCAACTAGATGCAGATGTGTTTGTGGTGGTTGCTTATGGGCAAATTTTGTCACAAAAGATTTTGGATATGCCAAAGTTAGGTTGTGTTAACGTGCATGGCTCGATTTTACCAAAATATCGTGGTGCTGCTCCTATTCAATGGTGTTTGTACCACGGGGAACAGGAAACCGGAATCACTACGATGCTGATGGATGTAGGGATGGATACTGGAGCCATGCTACTCAAGGCTACTACACCAATTGGCTTGTTAGACAATGCTCAGGATGTAGCTAAGAGGTTATCTGAAATTGGTGGCGATTTATTGATAGAAACATTAATCAAGCTGCAACGCCAGGAAATTCAACCCATTCCTCAAGATGATGATGCAGCCACCTACGCATCCTTAATTCAAAAGCAAGATTATGGTTTAGATTGGTCAAAGAGTGCTATACAATTGCACAATCAAATTAGAGGTTTTTACCCCAATTGCACTGCTATCTTTCGTGACCAGACTTTAAAGATTATAGCTGCCCTTCCCCTTGGTGCTACTTACAGAGATGAGCTACCACCGGAATTACAGAAAATTTATCAAAAATTACCTGATTTATCCAATATATCCGGTAGCCCAGGAGAAGTAGTAAGCATCGCCAAGGGAATAGGCGCAGTCATCCAAACTGGTGAGGGACTTTTGCTATTGCGAGAGATTCAGCTAGCTGGGAAACGTCCCCAGTCAGGATGGGATTTTGTGAATGGTACGCGTCTAACTGTAGGAGAAGTGCTAGGTAATGGAAGTTAG
- a CDS encoding DUF6464 family protein, producing MEPDSLPTEVILTHPRRSLGKVQLDWTPQPGNYLDFQGKTYAVLERRHRYQFKSGRYRLHNIAVYVQSAQRPAEKTLVAGRWVVGDASCKYNAHSEIIRCAVNPNGPCESCRFYEISDSVDCC from the coding sequence ATGGAGCCAGATTCTTTACCAACTGAGGTAATTCTGACGCATCCACGTCGCTCCCTCGGTAAAGTTCAACTCGATTGGACACCTCAACCCGGAAACTATCTTGATTTCCAAGGCAAAACCTACGCAGTTTTAGAACGCCGCCATAGATATCAATTTAAATCAGGGCGTTATCGCTTGCACAACATAGCCGTTTACGTCCAATCTGCTCAAAGGCCAGCAGAAAAAACTTTAGTCGCAGGACGTTGGGTAGTTGGGGATGCTAGCTGTAAATATAATGCCCATTCTGAAATCATTCGCTGTGCAGTTAACCCCAACGGCCCTTGCGAATCTTGCCGTTTTTATGAAATATCAGACAGTGTTGATTGCTGTTAG
- the psaC gene encoding photosystem I iron-sulfur center protein PsaC: MSHTVKIYDTCIGCTQCVRACPTDVLEMVPWDGCKAAQIASSPRTEDCVGCKRCETACPTDFLSIRVYLGAETTRSMGLAY; encoded by the coding sequence ATGTCTCATACCGTAAAAATCTACGATACCTGCATTGGCTGCACCCAATGTGTCCGCGCTTGCCCAACTGACGTTCTGGAGATGGTTCCTTGGGACGGCTGCAAAGCTGCTCAAATCGCCTCTTCCCCCCGTACAGAAGACTGTGTAGGCTGCAAACGTTGTGAAACTGCTTGCCCCACCGACTTTTTGAGCATCCGGGTTTACCTGGGCGCAGAAACGACTCGCAGTATGGGTCTAGCTTACTAA
- the glmS gene encoding glutamine--fructose-6-phosphate transaminase (isomerizing), with the protein MCGIVGYIGTQAATEILLAGLEKLEYRGYDSAGVATVWEGEVNCVRAKGKLYNLRSKLEQLATPAQIGIGHTRWATHGKPEEHNAHPHMDTAMRIAVVQNGIIENYRELREELKTKGHQFRSETDTEVIPHLIAEYLKNLPSPPLPLSPSLFLEAVRQAANHLEGAFAIAVISADYPDELIVVRQQAPLVIGFGQGEFFCASDTPAIVAYTRAVLPLENGEIARLTPLGVEIYNFAGDRLKKQPRMLNLNPTMVEKQGFKHFMLKEIYEQPGVVRASLEAYFEHEANDHQSPVHLGLPEEFYSDLEQIHIVACGTSWHAALVGKYLLEQLAGISTQVHYASEYRYAPSPLTPNTLIIGVTQSGETADTLAALAMEKERRLGLASEYRARLLGITNRPESSLGLMVSNIINTLAGIEIGVAATKTFIAQLMAFYALALDLAARRQTIAAEKLAEIIQGLRQIPQAIEDTLESQEELTEHLAHEFADTQDFIFLGRGINFPIALEGALKLKEISYIHAEGYPAGEMKHGPIALLDAKVPVVAIAVPGNVYEKVISNAQEAKARDSRLIGVTPVNDGEAAEIFNDLLPVSSVDELLSPILTVVPLQLLAYHIAARRGLDVDQPRNLAKSVTVE; encoded by the coding sequence ATGTGTGGCATTGTTGGGTATATAGGCACTCAAGCAGCAACAGAAATTTTATTGGCAGGTTTAGAAAAACTAGAATATCGGGGTTATGACTCGGCAGGAGTTGCCACGGTTTGGGAAGGAGAGGTTAATTGTGTACGAGCCAAAGGGAAACTCTACAATTTACGTTCCAAACTGGAACAATTGGCAACTCCTGCCCAAATAGGAATCGGACATACACGCTGGGCAACTCATGGCAAGCCAGAGGAACATAACGCCCATCCGCACATGGATACGGCTATGCGAATCGCCGTTGTCCAAAATGGGATTATTGAAAACTACCGTGAGTTACGTGAGGAACTGAAAACCAAAGGGCATCAATTCCGTTCTGAAACCGATACAGAAGTCATTCCCCACCTGATTGCAGAATATTTAAAAAATCTGCCCTCTCCCCCTCTTCCCCTGTCCCCCTCTCTCTTTTTAGAGGCAGTTCGTCAAGCCGCTAATCATCTGGAAGGGGCATTTGCGATCGCAGTCATTTCGGCTGACTACCCCGACGAGTTGATTGTAGTTCGCCAGCAAGCACCTTTAGTCATAGGATTTGGTCAAGGGGAGTTTTTCTGCGCCTCTGACACGCCAGCGATCGTAGCCTATACTCGCGCCGTCCTCCCCCTGGAAAATGGCGAAATTGCCCGTCTCACCCCCTTGGGAGTGGAGATTTATAATTTTGCTGGTGACAGGCTCAAAAAACAGCCTCGGATGCTCAACTTGAATCCCACGATGGTAGAGAAGCAGGGATTCAAACACTTCATGCTCAAAGAAATTTACGAACAGCCGGGAGTGGTAAGGGCAAGTTTAGAAGCATACTTTGAGCATGAGGCGAATGATCATCAATCTCCAGTGCATCTGGGCTTACCTGAAGAATTTTACTCAGACTTAGAACAAATTCACATCGTCGCCTGTGGTACAAGTTGGCACGCCGCATTAGTAGGCAAATACTTACTCGAACAATTAGCCGGAATTTCTACTCAGGTACATTACGCCTCTGAGTATCGCTATGCACCGTCACCCCTCACACCGAATACCTTAATTATTGGCGTTACCCAATCTGGGGAAACCGCCGATACCTTAGCGGCTTTAGCAATGGAAAAAGAACGCCGCCTAGGACTAGCCTCCGAATATAGAGCTAGACTGTTAGGGATTACCAATCGCCCAGAAAGTAGCCTTGGTTTAATGGTGTCTAATATCATCAATACCCTGGCAGGAATTGAAATCGGTGTAGCTGCGACTAAAACCTTTATTGCTCAACTCATGGCGTTTTATGCCTTAGCGTTAGATTTAGCTGCTCGCCGTCAGACAATAGCAGCAGAAAAACTAGCAGAAATTATCCAAGGTTTACGCCAGATTCCCCAAGCCATTGAAGATACATTAGAAAGCCAGGAAGAATTAACCGAACACCTAGCCCATGAATTTGCTGATACTCAAGACTTCATCTTTTTGGGTAGAGGGATTAACTTCCCCATTGCTTTAGAAGGGGCATTGAAATTAAAAGAAATCAGCTACATTCACGCTGAAGGTTATCCGGCTGGAGAAATGAAACACGGCCCCATTGCTTTGTTAGATGCGAAAGTTCCTGTAGTGGCGATCGCAGTTCCCGGTAATGTATATGAAAAGGTAATTTCCAACGCCCAAGAAGCCAAAGCCAGAGATTCCAGGTTAATTGGTGTGACTCCTGTCAACGATGGCGAAGCAGCAGAAATATTTAATGATTTACTACCTGTGTCATCAGTGGATGAATTATTATCACCC